The following coding sequences are from one Patescibacteria group bacterium window:
- a CDS encoding Glu/Leu/Phe/Val dehydrogenase — protein sequence MKKYNAYDNALEQLKEVKEIIKLDKNIFAQLLAPQRLLEVSIPVRLDSGEIKVFIGYRSQFNDARGPFKGGIRFHPNVSVDEVKALSAWMTWKTAVIDIPLGGGKGGVIVDPKTLSLGELERLSRGYIRAIYKIIGPNIDIPAPDVYTDARIMGWMLDEYERMTGEHVKGVITGKPLNLGGSEGRSFSTAQGAAYVLDMAAKKVGLGKGATVAFNGFGNAGANLAQILQDKGYKIIGASDSKGTIVNPMGLDVRKLQAYKNLTGSVHNYEGGECLEPEMGISQDVDILVPAALEDYINEDNAKSVKAKIIVELANGPVTPVADKILNEKNILVIPDILANAGGVAVSYLEQVQNSYGFYWSEEEVLAKLKAIMDKSFIEVWEKKEEYQTSMRMGAYALAVSRVAQAMKDRGRG from the coding sequence ATGAAAAAATATAACGCATATGATAATGCCTTGGAACAGCTAAAGGAAGTGAAAGAAATTATTAAGTTGGATAAAAATATTTTTGCTCAATTGCTCGCACCGCAAAGGCTATTGGAAGTTTCCATTCCTGTTCGACTTGATAGTGGGGAAATAAAAGTATTTATAGGTTATCGTTCTCAATTCAATGATGCTCGTGGACCTTTTAAAGGCGGGATTAGATTTCATCCGAATGTTTCAGTTGATGAAGTGAAAGCTCTTAGCGCTTGGATGACCTGGAAAACAGCCGTGATTGATATTCCTCTTGGTGGAGGTAAGGGTGGAGTGATTGTTGATCCAAAAACTCTTTCTTTGGGAGAGCTAGAAAGACTTTCTCGTGGATATATCAGAGCAATTTATAAAATAATTGGTCCAAATATTGATATCCCTGCTCCAGATGTGTATACCGATGCGCGTATTATGGGTTGGATGTTGGATGAATACGAAAGAATGACAGGTGAACATGTGAAGGGAGTAATAACAGGAAAGCCACTGAATCTTGGTGGTTCTGAAGGGCGTTCATTCTCAACCGCTCAAGGGGCGGCCTATGTCCTAGACATGGCAGCTAAAAAAGTTGGGCTTGGTAAAGGAGCGACAGTCGCTTTTAATGGTTTTGGAAATGCCGGTGCAAATTTGGCACAAATTCTTCAAGATAAAGGTTACAAAATAATCGGGGCTAGTGATTCCAAGGGGACGATTGTTAACCCGATGGGGCTTGATGTTAGAAAACTTCAAGCATATAAAAATTTGACTGGTTCAGTCCATAATTATGAAGGCGGAGAATGTTTAGAGCCAGAAATGGGTATCTCACAAGATGTTGATATTTTGGTTCCAGCTGCACTCGAGGATTATATAAATGAAGATAATGCAAAAAGTGTAAAAGCTAAAATAATAGTAGAACTTGCCAATGGTCCAGTTACGCCGGTCGCTGATAAAATATTAAATGAGAAAAATATTTTAGTTATTCCTGATATTTTAGCGAACGCCGGTGGTGTTGCAGTTTCATATTTGGAACAGGTTCAAAACTCTTATGGATTTTATTGGTCCGAAGAAGAAGTTCTTGCTAAACTAAAGGCAATAATGGATAAATCATTTATTGAAGTTTGGGAGAAGAAGGAAGAATATCAAACTAGCATGAGAATGGGAGCATATGCTTTGGCGGTTTCAAGAGTTGCCCAAGCGATGAAAGACAGAGGGAGAGGGTAG